TGACGCACCTAAAATATGATCTTTAATAAATTCCAGTCCATACTCTAAATCTCTCATTTGAATACTTTTTATAATCTTTTCGTGTTCAATTATTGTTTCATTCCGATCAACAGAACCTCGTCTATAATAAAATCTTGCTATGTGCAGATGACAAAATAAACTTTCAAAACTCTCAATCAAGTATTTATTTTCTGAATTCTTAATCAATACTGAATGGAACATATAATCAAGATTATTAAACTCAAGAATATCTTTATAGTTATTGATTTGTATTTGTCTTATTTTTTCATTAATCTTTTCTAGATTCGACAAACACTCCAATTTATTGCTACGGATGATAGTTTTTATGGACTCCGATTCTAGCATTAATCTAAATTCAGACATTTTTTTCATTGAGATTTCATCTAGAATATCAGTTACTTGGTACCCTTTGTTAGGGATTAAAACAACAAGCTTAGATGACTGCAATCTAGATAATGCCTCTCTTAATGGAATAGCGCTTAATTCCATTTCCTTAGACATCTTGCTTACATTTAACCTCTGCCCTGGTCCATATTCCCAACTAAATATTTTTTCCTTGATTAAGTTATACGCGTAATCAGATTTTTCTCCATATTCCTTTTCCATATCTAACCACAGCACTACTTTCTTGTATATTATATTATTTATTCAGATTTTATAATATATATTATTAAAAAACAACACTTTTTCTCTAAAATGACCATTTTTACTTAAAATACTCTTTAAATATTATATTATTTTATTTAAATATTATATTATTTAGAATATACTACATTTTAATTTTCAAAAGAAATAGAAAAAAAGGTTCAATTTCAAATGTTGGGGTGATGTGAACTTCACATCACCTTTTTTCATCCTAAATGAACACCGATTTCTTTATATTGATTGCTTAATAATATTTTACCTTTATAATGCTCAAAT
Above is a genomic segment from Lysinibacillus sp. PLM2 containing:
- a CDS encoding transcriptional regulator codes for the protein MEKEYGEKSDYAYNLIKEKIFSWEYGPGQRLNVSKMSKEMELSAIPLREALSRLQSSKLVVLIPNKGYQVTDILDEISMKKMSEFRLMLESESIKTIIRSNKLECLSNLEKINEKIRQIQINNYKDILEFNNLDYMFHSVLIKNSENKYLIESFESLFCHLHIARFYYRRGSVDRNETIIEHEKIIKSIQMRDLEYGLEFIKDHILGASSRLLEKRS